CATTTTCGGTCAATCCCTTAAAGGTAATCCCTGAATCCGCTGAGCCATTATAGGGAATGCCATTATCTTTGTCATTGTCATAAGGGACAAATGGATTGGGATAGACGAGGATATTGTCTAGGTTAGGTTGGGTTGTAATGGTTGGAGTTCCTCCTAAGGTAAAGGTTGAGAAATGGGGAGGATGAGCAAAAACAAGGTTATCTGTGCCATTATGATAAGTAAATAATGGTTTCCAGATTCCATTCTCTAATTGATAGATGACAAGGTCTTCCTCCCTTATCTTTGTTCCGCCGACAAAGCCATTGTGTTCTGAATAAGGAAGATAAATGGTTGCTGAGCCTGGTAAGGATTGGGTTCCAAATGGTTGGTTATTTTCATCCTTAAGCTCAATGTTATAGATAATCCCAACAAAGCTAATTCCAAAAGGTGGTGGGGTTGAAAGTGATGTTGAGGTTGCAATATGGACAGTAACATTTGTTGTTCCCAGACTACCCGAACCAAACTCTATCTTTGCTGTTTCTGTTCCTCCAAAGCTTATTGTTCCTTGCTGGGTACTTATGAAAACCGTAATTGTGGCTATTCCCTTTGCGGTTTCATAGGTTGCCGTGATTGTATCCTGGCCTTTATTGGGCGAGGTGGTGATGGCTGCTGGTCCTGTCCAGATTCCATTGGTTAAGGAAATTATGGTTGGGAATATGGAATTTGTGGTATTTGTTAGGGTAGCTGTTCCTGTAGTCGTTGTTGTATTTCCATTCTTGTCTTTCGCAACAACTATTAAGGTAAAAGTAGCATTGGTGGTTGTGGTTTCTGGAGCAGTAAGGGTAAGATAAGAAAGTGCTCCTGAAATGATAGTAATGGTTGTAGTGGCTAATACCCCTGTGGTTGTAGCGGTTATGATGTAAGTTCCTACGGTGGTTAAGCCAGATGCGATGATGGTGGCTGTGCCATTTAGGGTTGTGGCTGTGCCAATCCAAGAATTGTAGCTAAACCAAACCATTGTTCCCTCCTCAACTGGGTTGTTGTTTTGGTCTGTAATGTAGGCAGAAATGCTCGAAGTCCCTTTGTCTGCGTTGATAGTGGCTGGGTTTGCAGAAAGGGTGATGGTGGCTGGCAGACCTGAGACTACCATAATGGTAGTGCTTGCCTGTATCCCGTCGGTGGTTGTAGCGGTAATGGTATATGTGCCAATTGTGATTAGCCCTTGAATTGTAACGGTGGTTGTTCCTTGAGTGGTAGTTGAAGTTTGCGGGATTGTGCCACCTGTAGCAGCCCAATAAACAATAGTTCCACCAGCCACAGGGTTGTTGTTTTGGTCTGTAATGTAGGCAGAAATGCTCGAAGTCCCTTTGTCTGCGTTGATAGTGGCTGGGTTTGCAGAAAGGGTGATGGTGGCTGGCAGACCTGAAATTACCATAATGGTAGTGCTTGCCTTTATGCCGTTAGTGGTTGTAGCGGTAATGGTATATGTGCCAATGGTGATTAACCCTTGAATTGTAACGGTGGTTGTTCCTTGAGTGGTAGTTGAAGTTTGCGGGATTGTGCCACCTGTAGCAGTCCAATAGACGATGGTTCCATCAGCCACAGGGTTGTTGTTTTGGTCTGTGATGTAGGCAGAGATGCTTGAAGTCCCTTTGTCTATATTGACTGTAGATGGGTTTGCGGAGAGGGTAATAGTGGCTGGCTTGCCTGGAATAATTGTGATAATTGCTGTTACAGTTGCCAAGGTAATACTTCCGTATTCTAAAAGGGCTGCCGTATTGGTTATGATAGTATATGGCTGGATGTTGCTTGAGGCTTTAGCAACAATGGTTATGGTTCCTCCTTGGGAAGGGGTAAGTGTTCCCACAAACCACTTGTATTTTATCCCCTCCTGGGTTGTTTCACTGCTACTATATTCAGGCGTTGCAGATTCTAAAGATAAGGTTGCCGGTAAGATGTCGTGTATTTCTACCGAACTTAATGTCCCATCTGTGTAGTAGCTTATTGTATAGGTCACCGTGCCATCAGTTGATACCTCGTGGGGACTAACACTCTTGGTAATAGAACCACTTTGGTATCCCAATAGCCGATAGATAGATAAATGGGATACTTCAGCTCTAACCGTGTTGCTTGCCGTATCCACCATAGAGTCAACCATCTCCCATTCCTGTTTATCCTCATTGAGGTAGAAGATACGCAAATTCCTTTCCTTAACTAATGTCCCTGTCCCATCCACATAGCCATCATTATCTGTATCAGGGTAAGGGATGGTAATTGTTATGCTACCTTTTAATATTACAGATTGATTGGTTGATACACTTGTTAATTTAAAGTCGCAAATTCTATCTTTTAATTCTTCAATTTCTCTAATATTTGGATGTTGTTCTATTTTATTAGTAGCTTCTATGACTGTGGCATATTGAGAATGGCCAGAAGTGATAGGAGAAATGCTGGCAATTGCATCCTCGTGAAGAACATTAGGTCTAATATCCATTCGTGTTCCTGCTTTACCTTCTATAGTCCCTCCTAAATCCATAGATACTTGCGGTGAAGTAAGGTAGATTAATATCCTACAAATTACTTTATTGCTATTAGAATAACCTGATTTTGTGGCAATGAATTCTACACTATAGTTCCCTCCGATATTTCCTGAGGTATTATAGATAGCATTACCCTCTGAATCTGTATCAATGTATATTTGGAGCATCTTTACATTATCAACTATCTCTATCCTTGCACCAGCTATCTTATTGGCATTTTGGTCCAACACTTTAATATTAAAAGCAACCTGTTGATTCTGATAACCCGATTGCGTGGTTGGAGTTACCTTTAAATATAACTGTTCATTCTCATTGTTGGATAGAGATTCTCTTAGAAGTCGAAAGTTACTTTTTACTACAATTGATTTTGGCAATGGTGAGGTTATAAAATTTTTGACATTATCTAAGTTGTCTTCTGCAACCTGGAAGAACCAATCAGCTTTTTCTCCAGGGGATACACTTCCAAATAGTGCACTTGCTACAATTGACAAGAAATTACTGATTGGACCTGTTCCTCTCCAACCATCACCAAATTTCTTATTTGCAGTTATCACACTTCCAGCATGAAACACCATTCCATTTTTTAAATTTTCAATTTCTTGCTCAGAGGTAGAATTAGATACTTTTGAGTAAATATTTCGGACAGCAGAATCTAATATATATCCTGTCTTTACACAGAAATTTGCTATCTGACTTCTCTCAGCAAGCTGACTTCCACTTGACAAGGCATCACTGATTACCAATCCAACACCTAATCCTTTCCAAAAGCCTAAGTGAGCACCTGCAGTCAATATACTAAATGCCGCACCAATTCCATTATTTATCGCCTCTTGCCAGAAACCAGGGTCAGTCGTAATAATATCAAACGCTTCTTCAAAATCATTTTTTCTGCTGTTAATCTCATCCAATGTTTCATTGATTGCCGAAAGCAAAACCTGTTCCTGCATATCATTTTTTATATCCTCTAAATATGCTATCATCTTTGAGATTGCCAAAACTAAATTCGGATAATCCTGTATTTCATTTTTTAGAGTCTCTAAATAGTTTATCTCCGTAGAGATTGCCGAAACTGAATTCGGATCCTGTATTTCATTTTTTAGAGTCTCTAAATATTTTATCTGTTCAGATGGTATATCCCTCCGATTTAAAACCCTAAAAAGTAGATCAATACCTGTCTTAACAATTGGTGTTCCACCTATTTCAATAATTTTTCCCTCGGAGATTTTTAATGCTCCCTTTTTTTCAACAAAACCAGTTAAATAAGGATAAAATTTCTCTATGAATTCATCTGCATACTTCATAGATTGAGCAAAGTTATTTCCTTCACCAAGAGCTGTCTGAAGTGCCTGGTTCCATATTTCATTATTTAAATTTTTTAATGCTTCAGATGTAATATCATTTCCTATTTTTTTTAGCAGAACAGAAACTCCGATTTTTAGAGCATTTTTATCTATTATAACTTCAGCGTTCATCTCAGCCATTTGTAATAATATTTCTCGTAATGCTGTTTTATACATCTCTTTTTTACTTGCAAAGGCATATGTAAAACCAAATATAGAAGCCGCTGGGTGGTTAAGTTGTCCGTCAATGGCAGACCAGGTTAACCAATCAACACTGTCAACTATAAATGGATTTGGGAAAATATATGTTGAAGGATAAAATTTCCAACTCAGATTATCAATAATTTCAGTGATGTTATCATACAAAATCTCATCATTATTATTAATTACAATTGCCACACAGGGGACATCCAAAATAGCATCTTGGGTAAAACCTTCCCTATTACCTAGCAAATGTTCTAAATTAACACTGCTTTGATATAAAAAGGCTACAGAATATTTTTCATTGTTCTTCGTAATTGTATAGATATGAACTCGTTCAGAAGATTTAAGATAGGGAGCAACTCTTTTAAGAATTCTACTAATTTCGCCATCGCTTATATTAATACTATCGTTTTTTACATCATAAATCAGATTGCCCCATTCTTTTGTGTTTATCATAACATATTGACTTATAAATAATATATTTCTAATCCAGGTTTTATTGCCATCAGATTGTTCCAATGTTAATGGCCAAGCATTGGTTGGCTCAAACTGAATTTCTGATAAATATCCTTTCCCTTCATTTTCACTTCCTGTTGTTTCTACATTTGGGTCAAAAAGATAGAATTGAATCTTACCATTTTTTTCTTTATATCCATTCACAACTAAAGAATGATCTTCAGAATCCTGCACCCATAAAATTACAGGCAAACCGAAGTCAATATTATCTTTTAATTTAGTAATGAATCCGTCAAAATTTGATTTATAATCACTTGAAAGGTTCATATAAACAGGAACTCCATAGTATCGGAGTATTTCATCCATCTTATCTATTACTCCAGTTTTATTTGCTACAACTCCATCATCGTTCCATATTTCTTTCCAATTTTCATCTACATTCTTATAAACTTTACGAATCCACTGTCCCAATGTCCAGTATTGTTCTATCTCCCCATTATCCCAACCTTCTACTCCTTTATCTTTGTTTTTAATATATCTGATTATCATTTGTGCACAAGCCAAAGCATCAATAGATTTTGGACTTTCCCAATCATTTGTTTTTTCAAACCTTATTTTTGTTCCATCAACTTTTTGAACAATCGTCTCAGAAGGGGAAACATTAATAACTACCGGGATATCTTTAGGACTTCCTTGGACATTGGGCGAAGAAGAACTTATAGTAATTGTCCCATAATATGTTCCGATAGGACTTAAATCCGATGTATCTATAGTAATATTCAATGTGCCTGGTGCAGGGGTTGATACATTTGAAGGTTCCAAAAGAATCCATGGTTGATTTGTTGTGGCTGACCAAGTAAGATTTCCTGCTCCACTATTGGTAATATGTATAATTCGGGTTATTTTTTCCCCCTGTATTATTTTTCCAATATCTAACGAAGTTGGGGAAACCTCCAATACAGGCAAATTTACTGTTGGGATATTAATTCTCCATATCTCGTCACCCCAGCAAAAAGAAGAAAGGGTTCCATATTCTACTCCAATATGCCAATAATATGTGCCAGGCAGGAAGAATCCTATATAAGGAGTCCATGAGTTAGTTGTTGGATGGGCTAAGCTCTCTGATTCTGCAAAGCCTCCATCAGGATTAACAGCCTTATTCTTTGAAAATTCAATGGTATAAAGTTTTGCCCCTTCAACCGCTGTCCAGCGAAAGGTAGGTGTCCCTCCTGTATTATCTATTGCCCCATCCACAGGTTCTAACAATCTAAACTTCCTTTTACTTATAATTACCCTCATCTCTGCTTGTTTCTTTGGGTATTCATTATCTCCGGCAAACAAAACAATAAATTCATAGAGCAATTCAGGATTTGAATCAAAATTATCAACAGTGAAGGTATAGGTAGCCTCTCCATTTGCATTGGTAAGAGAGGTTGCAATTAGTGCATTATTGCTTTTCCATAGCCAGATGAGCTCTTTATTAGCAAGAGGCATTCCTTGATACATTAGTTTTGCCGTCCAGGTAACCGAGCCTCCTGGATTTACTCTACATTCTACGGGGAAAACAGATAGGGTTGTAGATTTTTGTAGCCCATACCATACCGTCTCTTTATCCTGTGGTTTAACATCAAGGGTTACTGGGTATTGAGTGCCTGGTGAAATAGAATACCCTTGGGGTATATCTATACTAACATTATAAATCCCTTCGGGAACAATGAATGAAAAATTCCCATCCTTATCAGTGGTCGTGGTTTCTCCGGTAGATAATCTTACGGTTATCCCTTCTATCCCCTGGTCTCCACCGCCGTATCCATTTCCATTAGGGTCATTAAATACCTTTCCCAATATAAAACCAGTAGTTTCTTGTCCTTTTTCAAAACAATATAATACCCCAGATAGGTCTCCAAAACATAATCTTTCCTCAGCTACCGCAAGGGAATTATTTGGGGGAACAGTGTTGTATAAAGTCATTGGCCAATATTCCCAAATTCTTATTCCTGTGGCAATGTCACATCCATATATTACTTGTGCGTTTTCATGGTAAAAGTATACTGTATCCTTCGTAATGGTGGGCAAACAATACCCTCCATTAAGTTTTACCTTCTCCTTGCCTGTAGTGCTATCAAATATCTGATTTCCAGCACAGACAATACCTTCTCCCACAGCAATTCCTCTTATATCAAGATTGCTATTAAGCCATGCTTTCCATTTTTCTGTCCCACTTGATGCCTCAAGGGCATAGAGAAAACTATCACTACTTATAATATACACACTTCCATCTTTTACTACAGGGTTTTGCCACGTAATTATAGGATACTGCCACTTTACCTCAAGGGTATTGATATCCCTGGCGTAAAGAAAAGAACCAAATTCTTTATTTTCTGCAAGATAAATTATGTCATCTTTAATTGCTGGAGAAGGACCT
The sequence above is a segment of the bacterium genome. Coding sequences within it:
- a CDS encoding right-handed parallel beta-helix repeat-containing protein — protein: MDIIVSTTTSLFIISQSACTLGAVSVYDANNNFIGTYTTIQSGINACPIDGTVKVAAGIYNEAVYINKSLALIGAGADVCTITASGLGDTNTVTNADGTITGFTITGASGYWLTGNGIYCKNGNPTIMHNTISENSYGIRCENSSPAITHNTIVENILYGIVCWQASPAITNNTIAGNSYGIHCEYSSSVITNNTIAGNSDDGICCYNSSSPAITNNTISRNGTGIYCDNSSPTITNNTISENSDDGIYCKNDSSPAITNNIIAQNGTTNASAYGIYNTVGGNLTIDYNDVWGNGIDGSKNYYNCSPGANDICADPQFLSTMNYELSTNSPCIDKGNNTAPGIPLTDKDGNPRIVNGRVDMGAYEFQGTPTPPPTTDSVTVYNSSGTLIGTYTTIQAGIDVCPVGGTVKVATGTYQEAIYINKNIALIGAGADVCTITATSLGWTNTVAFDGSNTKGTITGFTITGGNCGIHCINGSAPTITNNTIVGNGGEEGGNGIGCGNSSPTITNNTIAENSYDGISCGNSSPTITNNTISGNGLHGISCNYYSSPTIINNTIVGNDADGICCWSNSSSTITNNIIAGNNHDGICCYDSFLTITNNTIRGNNDYGIRCYNSSLTITNNITVQNGTSNNLAYGIFNDTAYPNAPAGTPTIDYNDVWDNGLGGMQNYSGCSAGANDICADPQFADSDYRLDTLSPCIDAGLNTAPGIPATDKDGNPRIVNGRVDMGAYEFQGTPTLRIITNSLPQGQIESYYQSTLTARGGSPPYTWSITTGSLPPGLSLQPSTGTISGIPTEKGTFTFSVQATDQEGTTTSKELSIFIAPLEGTERLKWKTMVSNGWYPLPAIKDGVVYVNTYEGIKGINCSTGEKVYEYPLTNSEPFPAVLDEEGMAYIVYTYKGMWQIQAINVSTGTLKWSSNKINGQGILGNALFDNYFYAVVLDYNPVCHTDLYVFNKTTGESKWKLENISRICAVNDNVCVVDRSGDKEYKGLYILDAITGEIKAGFNDNTSFSGAIIRNGKIYISGKTNKRFYCIDINGNKLWSTQLDEEIYSTPCLSEPNKLVFISCKNGKLYALDMNNGAIKWSFSTGGTIETASPVYKDGIVFIGSSDKMLYAIEADSGNLIQRYATGGNLSNSTPAIEDKTVYIHSADGYLYAFEYETSLVISSLYPSPNQKNIPIDTQIKVTFNKEIDSSTLNPSTFKVLRETEVIAGMITYDTTNKTAIFIPHYPLDYNTNYSVIVTTGIRDTKGNSLSKDYSFSFTTEVSTWPMFRRDSANTAYTLQSMRPPLKLSWHYQTPSKILSSPLIVDGMVYVTTYDGMIYCINLYTGNKIWEYDAGNCNYYNHKLSVHNFTSPVIVNGKIYIAAENEKDNEVSPLHILDAKTGKWLGVIGLSGNVRSSPIVYKGKVFMRIENTLYIIDSKNDALKSYSLTGSGPSPAIKDDIIYLAENKEFGSFLYARDINTLEVKWQYPIITWQNPVVKDGSVYIISSDSFLYALEASSGTEKWKAWLNSNLDIRGIAVGEGIVCAGNQIFDSTTGKEKVKLNGGYCLPTITKDTVYFYHENAQVIYGCDIATGIRIWEYWPMTLYNTVPPNNSLAVAEERLCFGDLSGVLYCFEKGQETTGFILGKVFNDPNGNGYGGGDQGIEGITVRLSTGETTTTDKDGNFSFIVPEGIYNVSIDIPQGYSISPGTQYPVTLDVKPQDKETVWYGLQKSTTLSVFPVECRVNPGGSVTWTAKLMYQGMPLANKELIWLWKSNNALIATSLTNANGEATYTFTVDNFDSNPELLYEFIVLFAGDNEYPKKQAEMRVIISKRKFRLLEPVDGAIDNTGGTPTFRWTAVEGAKLYTIEFSKNKAVNPDGGFAESESLAHPTTNSWTPYIGFFLPGTYYWHIGVEYGTLSSFCWGDEIWRINIPTVNLPVLEVSPTSLDIGKIIQGEKITRIIHITNSGAGNLTWSATTNQPWILLEPSNVSTPAPGTLNITIDTSDLSPIGTYYGTITISSSSPNVQGSPKDIPVVINVSPSETIVQKVDGTKIRFEKTNDWESPKSIDALACAQMIIRYIKNKDKGVEGWDNGEIEQYWTLGQWIRKVYKNVDENWKEIWNDDGVVANKTGVIDKMDEILRYYGVPVYMNLSSDYKSNFDGFITKLKDNIDFGLPVILWVQDSEDHSLVVNGYKEKNGKIQFYLFDPNVETTGSENEGKGYLSEIQFEPTNAWPLTLEQSDGNKTWIRNILFISQYVMINTKEWGNLIYDVKNDSINISDGEISRILKRVAPYLKSSERVHIYTITKNNEKYSVAFLYQSSVNLEHLLGNREGFTQDAILDVPCVAIVINNNDEILYDNITEIIDNLSWKFYPSTYIFPNPFIVDSVDWLTWSAIDGQLNHPAASIFGFTYAFASKKEMYKTALREILLQMAEMNAEVIIDKNALKIGVSVLLKKIGNDITSEALKNLNNEIWNQALQTALGEGNNFAQSMKYADEFIEKFYPYLTGFVEKKGALKISEGKIIEIGGTPIVKTGIDLLFRVLNRRDIPSEQIKYLETLKNEIQDPNSVSAISTEINYLETLKNEIQDYPNLVLAISKMIAYLEDIKNDMQEQVLLSAINETLDEINSRKNDFEEAFDIITTDPGFWQEAINNGIGAAFSILTAGAHLGFWKGLGVGLVISDALSSGSQLAERSQIANFCVKTGYILDSAVRNIYSKVSNSTSEQEIENLKNGMVFHAGSVITANKKFGDGWRGTGPISNFLSIVASALFGSVSPGEKADWFFQVAEDNLDNVKNFITSPLPKSIVVKSNFRLLRESLSNNENEQLYLKVTPTTQSGYQNQQVAFNIKVLDQNANKIAGARIEIVDNVKMLQIYIDTDSEGNAIYNTSGNIGGNYSVEFIATKSGYSNSNKVICRILIYLTSPQVSMDLGGTIEGKAGTRMDIRPNVLHEDAIASISPITSGHSQYATVIEATNKIEQHPNIREIEELKDRICDFKLTSVSTNQSVILKGSITITIPYPDTDNDGYVDGTGTLVKERNLRIFYLNEDKQEWEMVDSMVDTASNTVRAEVSHLSIYRLLGYQSGSITKSVSPHEVSTDGTVTYTISYYTDGTLSSVEIHDILPATLSLESATPEYSSSETTQEGIKYKWFVGTLTPSQGGTITIVAKASSNIQPYTIITNTAALLEYGSITLATVTAIITIIPGKPATITLSANPSTVNIDKGTSSISAYITDQNNNPVADGTIVYWTATGGTIPQTSTTTQGTTTVTIQGLITIGTYTITATTTNGIKASTTIMVISGLPATITLSANPATINADKGTSSISAYITDQNNNPVAGGTIVYWAATGGTIPQTSTTTQGTTTVTIQGLITIGTYTITATTTDGIQASTTIMVVSGLPATITLSANPATINADKGTSSISAYITDQNNNPVEEGTMVWFSYNSWIGTATTLNGTATIIASGLTTVGTYIITATTTGVLATTTITIISGALSYLTLTAPETTTTNATFTLIVVAKDKNGNTTTTTGTATLTNTTNSIFPTIISLTNGIWTGPAAITTSPNKGQDTITATYETAKGIATITVFISTQQGTISFGGTETAKIEFGSGSLGTTNVTVHIATSTSLSTPPPFGISFVGIIYNIELKDENNQPFGTQSLPGSATIYLPYSEHNGFVGGTKIREEDLVIYQLENGIWKPLFTYHNGTDNLVFAHPPHFSTFTLGGTPTITTQPNLDNILVYPNPFVPYDNDKDNGIPYNGSADSGITFKGLTENAEIRIFNLAGRLVREVMLTNQGTWQWDARNQNNKELSSGIYIYVITNNKKEKATGRIAIVK